The following proteins are co-located in the Manihot esculenta cultivar AM560-2 chromosome 9, M.esculenta_v8, whole genome shotgun sequence genome:
- the LOC110623177 gene encoding uncharacterized protein LOC110623177, with amino-acid sequence MPQVDIKTLVSACADVSCDRKIGCETVATTSTTTVTTDNQLRQHQESEIDPQEIPPDFPPESFCLSKDAELDWFDRNAFIERKDSTKGSSHSTNLNPNVNPNTNQSNSQRYSNLKSKASIIGLPMPHKSRFVDGRRHDKPRNTRLFHKRSASTCKSDSSVIEPSSPKVSCMGRVRSKKDKNRRLRNKQRSNETDSKKEKAESKQIRGLFASFLAIFSASGNRTTKRENDASQRGSQLKKSSTVKTIDIRERLPVSERDALPRNSVGNDDFERAVGAEPIGLGGMKRFASGRKSNSWLDTA; translated from the coding sequence ATGCCACAAGTGGATATCAAAACCTTAGTTTCAGCCTGCGCCGACGTCTCTTGCGACCGCAAAATCGGTTGTGAGACCGTAGCAactacctccaccaccaccgtCACTACCGACAATCAACTCCGCCAGCATCAAGAATCTGAGATTGATCCACAAGAAATTCCTCCTGATTTCCCGCCTGAATCTTTCTGTCTCTCCAAGGATGCCGAACTTGATTGGTTTGATCGCAATGCTTTCATTGAGCGCAAGGATTCCACCAAAGGAAGCTCTCATTCAACCAACTTGAATCCTAATGTTAATCCAAACACCAATCAGTCGAATTCTCAGAGATACTCCAACTTAAAATCCAAAGCCTCAATTATTGGTTTGCCAATGCCACATAAGTCTCGATTTGTTGATGGAAGGCGCCACGATAAACCGAGAAACACGCGCCTATTTCACAAACGATCTGCTTCCACTTGTAAATCAGATTCATCGGTGATTGAGCCGTCTTCTCCCAAAGTCTCATGTATGGGAAGAGTGAGATCAAAGAAAGATAAAAACCGCAGATTAAGGAATAAACAACGATCTAATGAAACTGATAGCAAAAAGGAAAAAGCGGAAAGCAAACAAATAAGAGGATTGTTTGCCAGTTTTCTGGCCATCTTCAGTGCTAGCGGTAACCGCACGACGAAGAGAGAAAATGATGCATCACAAAGGGGATCTCAGTTAAAAAAGAGCTCGACGGTGAAGACGATCGATATCAGGGAACGACTACCGGTTAGCGAGAGAGATGCACTGCCAAGAAACAGCGTGGGAAATGATGACTTTGAACGGGCGGTGGGTGCTGAACCGATTGGTTTGGGCGGAATGAAGCGGTTTGCCTCTGGTAGGAAATCGAATTCATGGCTCGACACGGCGTGA
- the LOC122724598 gene encoding zinc finger protein 652-A-like, whose product MGADDEVQVLQSSRGPPVQSADDDEDDDEDDDGEGGDDDDDGEGGDDDDDDDDDEEENDDEDEDGEEEVIYVQIYIIFCIYFISLIWDWVAFSVGAGDMGPTSSSGVSNMQDLRCYSASYASSVYPTQSQAQTQVGNNDVRFKKGKSASGSVSKSWSFNDPELQRKKRVASYKVYSVEGKVKGSFRKSFRWLKDR is encoded by the exons atgggAGCGG ACGACGAGGTTCAGGTCTTACAATCCTCCAGAGGGCCACCGGTTCAGTCGGCGGACGACGACGAGGATGACGATGAAGATGACGATGGTGAAGGCGGAGACGACGATGACGATGGTGAAGGCGGAGATGACGATGACGATGACGACGACGACGAGGAGGAAAACGATGACGAGGATGAAGACGGTGAAGAAGAGGTAATATATGtccaaatttatataattttctgcATATACTTCATTTCTCTCATCTGGGACTGGGTTGCGTTCTCTGTTGGTGCCGGAGATATGGGTCCCACTTCATCGTCCGGTGTCAGTAACATGCAAGATCTCAGATGTTATAGCGCCTCCTATGCATCCTCCGTCTACCCAACACAATCCCAAGCCCAAACCCAGGTCGGCAACAATGATGTTCGGTTCAAAAAGGGCAAGTCTGCAAGTGGGTCTGTTTCTAAGAGCTGGAGTTTCAATGATCCGGAGCTGCAACGAAAGAAGCGAGTCGCTAGCTATAAGGTTTACAGTGTAGAAGGGAAAGTTAAAGGCTCTTTCAGAAAGAGTTTCAGGTGGCTCAAGGACAGGTGA